One window from the genome of Anser cygnoides isolate HZ-2024a breed goose chromosome 8, Taihu_goose_T2T_genome, whole genome shotgun sequence encodes:
- the SELP gene encoding P-selectin isoform X8, translating into MGAGSCGWGAQRGQDAGWQRGWVGRGRGCGEGEKLCGLEEARAPLPAQGQARRALRSTGMAVRAHTSLPGTQGTAVGQCFAGRTGALGSRGVCYLGIAAITWGMVTQVEAWTYSYSDQGIYSWEQARNYCRTFFTDLVAIQNKEEIGYLNATLPFHKQYYWIGIRKQNSVWTWVGTNKALTKEAENWAKGEPNNRRSNQDCVEIYIKRQQEAGKWNDEPCHKRKTALCYKASCQASTCRPHGECVEVIESYRCECHPGFEGDECDTAVQCPTLNPKGARMTCSHPFGDFRYNSTCDFVCPEGFERRGAGTLQCLASRQWSAETPTCAAVACPELAAPKSGQVNCSHPHGASAFSSTCDFSCQEGFEVTGPERLWCTAGGAWSGAPPHCKAITCPVLRAPEHGEMNCSHLHDSFSFSSTCAFSCQQGFELIGPESRECTAMGTWSGDTPQCKATTCPVLRAPEHGEMNCSHLHDSFSFSSACAFSCQQGFELIGPESSECTAMGTWTGDTPQCKAITCPVLRAPEHGEMNCSHLHENFSFSSTCAFSCQQGFELIGPESSECTAKGTWTGDTPWCKAITCPVLRAPEHGEMNCSHLHENFSFSSACAFSCQQGFELIGPESRECTAMGTWSGDTPQCKAITCPVLRAPEHGEMNCSHLHDSFSFSSTCAFSCQQGFELIGPESSECTAKGIWSGDIPQCKATTCPVLRAPEHGEMNCSHLHDSFSFSSTCAFSCQQGFELIGPESSECTAMGTWTGDTPQCKAITCPMLRAPEHGQMNCSHLYESFTFTSTCAFSCQPGFELKGSQSRVCMAMRTWTGDTPRCRAISCPVLEPPSRGRLNCSHPHGNFTYNSTCTFSCEDGFVRMGAGLLRCQATGNWTSRSPVCKEDAAPFLKQVLVYTSSSALVVAGVVLSGTLLALLAKRLSDREEKKKLLNPTSDLGSPGVFTNAAYDSNL; encoded by the exons ATGGGAGCAGGCTCCTGCGGGTGGGGAGCCCAGCGGGGGCAGGATgcgggctggcagcggggctgggtcgggaggggaagaggctgtggggagggagagaagctCTGCGGCTTGGAGGAAGCGCGAGCACCGCTgcctgcccagggccaggcaCGGCGGGCACTCCGCAGCACCGGCATG GCTGTGCGCGCTCACACCTCTCTCCCTGGCACGCAGGGCACCGCCGTGGGACAGTGCTTCGCTGGGAGGACGGGGGCTCTTGGCTCTCGTGGCGTCTGCTACCTGGGCATTGCTGCCATCACATGGG GCATGGTGACACAGGTGGAGGCCTGGACGTACAGCTACAGCGACCAAGGGATCTACTCGTGGGAGCAGGCCAGGAACTACTGCCGgaccttcttcactgacctggTGGCCATCCAGAACAAGGAGGAGATCGGGTACCTGAACGCCACCCTGCCCTTCCACAAGCAGTACTACTGGATCGGCATCCGCAAGCAGAACAGCGTCTGGACCTGGGTGGGCACCAACAAGGCGCTGACGAAGGAGGCGGAGAACTGGGCGAAGGGGGAGCCCAACAACCGCCGCTCCAACCAGGACTGCGTGGAGATCTACATCAAGCGGCAGCAGGAGGCGGGCAAGTGGAACGACGAGCCCTGCCACAAGAGGAAGACGGCGCTGTGCTACAAag cctcctgccaggcCTCCACCTGCCGCCCGCACGGCGAGTGCGTGGAGGTCATCGAGAGTTACAGGTGCGAGTGCCACCCTGGCTTCGAAGGGGACGAATGCGATACCG CTGTGCAGTGCCCCACGCTCAACCCCAAAGGAGCGCGCATGACCTGCAGCCATCCCTTCGGAGACTTCCGCTACAACTCCACCTGCGACTTCGTGTGCCCAGAGGGGTTTGAGCGGCGAGGCGCGGGCACGCTGCAGTGCCTGGCTTCACGGCAGTGGTCAGCGGAGACCCCCACGTGTGCAG CCGTCGCCTGCCCCGAGCTGGCGGCTCCCAAAAGCGGCCAGGTCAATTGCTCCCACCCACACGGAGCCTCCGCCTTCAGCTCCACGTGTGACTTCTCCTGCCAGGAGGGCTTCGAGGTGACGGGACCGGAGAGACTGTGGTGCACGGCTGGGGGGGCCTGGTCGGGGGCCCCCCCGCACTGCAAAG CCATCACCTGCCCGGTGCTCAGGGCTCCAGAGCACGGAGAGATGAACTGCTCCCACCTTCATGACAGCTTCAGCTTCAGTTCCACGTGTGCCTTCTCCTGTCAGCAAGGGTTTGAGCTTATAGGGCCAGAGAGCCGGGAGTGCACAGCCATGGGGACCTGGTCTGGAGACACCCCACAATGCAAAG CCACCACCTGCCCGGTGCTCAGGGCTCCAGAGCACGGAGAGATGAACTGCTCCCACCTTCATGACAGCTTCAGCTTCAGTTCCGCGTGTGCCTTCTCCTGCCAGCAAGGGTTTGAGCTCATAGGGCCTGAAAGCAGTGAATGCACAGCCATGGGGACCTGGACAGGGGACACCCCACAGTGCAAAG CCATCACCTGCCCGGTGCTCAGGGCTCCAGAGCATGGAGAGATGAACTGCTCCCACCTTCATGAGAACTTCAGCTTCAGTTCCACGTGTGCCTTCTCCTGCCAGCAAGGGTTTGAGCTCATAGGGCCTGAAAGCAGTGAATGCACAGCCAAGGGGACCTGGACAGGGGACACCCCATGGTGCAAAG CCATCACCTGCCCGGTGCTCAGGGCTCCAGAGCATGGAGAGATGAACTGCTCCCACCTTCATGAGAACTTCAGCTTCAGTTCCGCGTGTGCCTTCTCCTGTCAGCAAGGGTTTGAGCTTATAGGGCCAGAGAGCCGGGAGTGCACAGCCATGGGGACCTGGTCTGGAGACACCCCACAATGCAAAG CCATCACCTGCCCGGTGCTCAGGGCTCCAGAGCACGGAGAGATGAACTGCTCCCACCTTCATGACAGCTTCAGCTTCAGTTCCACGTGTGCCTTCTCCTGTCAGCAAGGGTTTGAGCTTATAGGGCCTGAAAGCAGTGAATGCACAGCCAAGGGGATCTGGTCTGGGGACATCCCACAATGCAAAG CCACCACCTGCCCGGTGCTCAGGGCTCCAGAGCACGGAGAGATGAACTGCTCCCACCTTCATGACAGCTTCAGCTTCAGTTCCACGTGTGCCTTCTCCTGCCAGCAAGGGTTTGAGCTCATAGGGCCTGAAAGCAGTGAATGCACAGCCATGGGGACCTGGACAGGGGACACCCCACAGTGCAAAG CCATCACCTGCCCAATGCTCAGGGCTCCAGAGCATGGACAGATGAACTGCTCCCATCTCTATGAGAGCTTCACCTTCACCTCCACGTGTGCCTTCTCCTGCCAGCCAGGGTTTGAGCTGAAAGGGTCGCAGAGCCGTGTGTGCATGGCCATGAGAACCTGGACTGGGGACACCCCACGATGCAGAG CCATCAGCTGCCCAGTGCTGGAGCCCCCGAGCCGAGGCCGCCTGAACTGCTCTCACCCCCACGGCAACTTCACGTACAACTCCACCTGCACCTTTTCCTGCGAGGATGGATTTGTCCggatgggagcagggctgctcagGTGTCAGGCCACAGGGAACTGGACCAGCCGTTCCCCTGTCTGCAAAG AGGATGCTGCCCCCTTCTTAAAGCAAGTCCTGGTTTACACCAGCAGCAGTGCTCTGGTGGTAGCTGGCGTTGTGCTCTCCGGGACGCTCCTTGCCTTACTCGCCAAGCGGCTCAGCGACAGAG aggagaagaagaaactCCTGAACCCCACCAG CGACCTCGGATCACCAGGTGTCTTCACCAACGCAGCCTACGACTCCAACTTGTGA
- the SELP gene encoding P-selectin isoform X6 — protein MGAGSCGWGAQRGQDAGWQRGWVGRGRGCGEGEKLCGLEEARAPLPAQGQARRALRSTGMAVRAHTSLPGTQGTAVGQCFAGRTGALGSRGVCYLGIAAITWGMVTQVEAWTYSYSDQGIYSWEQARNYCRTFFTDLVAIQNKEEIGYLNATLPFHKQYYWIGIRKQNSVWTWVGTNKALTKEAENWAKGEPNNRRSNQDCVEIYIKRQQEAGKWNDEPCHKRKTALCYKASCQASTCRPHGECVEVIESYRCECHPGFEGDECDTAVQCPTLNPKGARMTCSHPFGDFRYNSTCDFVCPEGFERRGAGTLQCLASRQWSAETPTCAAVACPELAAPKSGQVNCSHPHGASAFSSTCDFSCQEGFEVTGPERLWCTAGGAWSGAPPHCKAITCPVLRAPEHGEMNCSHLHDSFSFSSTCAFSCQQGFELIGPESRECTAMGTWSGDTPQCKATTCPVLRAPEHGEMNCSHLHDSFSFSSACAFSCQQGFELIGPESSECTAMGTWTGDTPQCKAITCPVLRAPEHGEMNCSHLHENFSFSSTCAFSCQQGFELIGPESSECTAKGTWTGDTPWCKAITCPVLRAPEHGEMNCSHLHENFSFSSACAFSCQQGFELIGPESRECTAMGTWSGDTPQCKATTCPVLRAPEHGEMNCSHLHDSFSFSSTCAFSCQQGFELIGPESSECTAMGTWTGDTPQCKAITCPVLRAPEHGEMNCSHLHENFSFSSTCAFSCQQGFELIGPESSECTAIGTWSGDTPQCKAITCPMLRAPEHGQMNCSHLYESFTFTSTCAFSCQPGFELKGSQSRVCMAMRTWTGDTPRCRAISCPVLEPPSRGRLNCSHPHGNFTYNSTCTFSCEDGFVRMGAGLLRCQATGNWTSRSPVCKEDAAPFLKQVLVYTSSSALVVAGVVLSGTLLALLAKRLSDREEKKKLLNPTSDLGSPGVFTNAAYDSNL, from the exons ATGGGAGCAGGCTCCTGCGGGTGGGGAGCCCAGCGGGGGCAGGATgcgggctggcagcggggctgggtcgggaggggaagaggctgtggggagggagagaagctCTGCGGCTTGGAGGAAGCGCGAGCACCGCTgcctgcccagggccaggcaCGGCGGGCACTCCGCAGCACCGGCATG GCTGTGCGCGCTCACACCTCTCTCCCTGGCACGCAGGGCACCGCCGTGGGACAGTGCTTCGCTGGGAGGACGGGGGCTCTTGGCTCTCGTGGCGTCTGCTACCTGGGCATTGCTGCCATCACATGGG GCATGGTGACACAGGTGGAGGCCTGGACGTACAGCTACAGCGACCAAGGGATCTACTCGTGGGAGCAGGCCAGGAACTACTGCCGgaccttcttcactgacctggTGGCCATCCAGAACAAGGAGGAGATCGGGTACCTGAACGCCACCCTGCCCTTCCACAAGCAGTACTACTGGATCGGCATCCGCAAGCAGAACAGCGTCTGGACCTGGGTGGGCACCAACAAGGCGCTGACGAAGGAGGCGGAGAACTGGGCGAAGGGGGAGCCCAACAACCGCCGCTCCAACCAGGACTGCGTGGAGATCTACATCAAGCGGCAGCAGGAGGCGGGCAAGTGGAACGACGAGCCCTGCCACAAGAGGAAGACGGCGCTGTGCTACAAag cctcctgccaggcCTCCACCTGCCGCCCGCACGGCGAGTGCGTGGAGGTCATCGAGAGTTACAGGTGCGAGTGCCACCCTGGCTTCGAAGGGGACGAATGCGATACCG CTGTGCAGTGCCCCACGCTCAACCCCAAAGGAGCGCGCATGACCTGCAGCCATCCCTTCGGAGACTTCCGCTACAACTCCACCTGCGACTTCGTGTGCCCAGAGGGGTTTGAGCGGCGAGGCGCGGGCACGCTGCAGTGCCTGGCTTCACGGCAGTGGTCAGCGGAGACCCCCACGTGTGCAG CCGTCGCCTGCCCCGAGCTGGCGGCTCCCAAAAGCGGCCAGGTCAATTGCTCCCACCCACACGGAGCCTCCGCCTTCAGCTCCACGTGTGACTTCTCCTGCCAGGAGGGCTTCGAGGTGACGGGACCGGAGAGACTGTGGTGCACGGCTGGGGGGGCCTGGTCGGGGGCCCCCCCGCACTGCAAAG CCATCACCTGCCCGGTGCTCAGGGCTCCAGAGCACGGAGAGATGAACTGCTCCCACCTTCATGACAGCTTCAGCTTCAGTTCCACGTGTGCCTTCTCCTGTCAGCAAGGGTTTGAGCTTATAGGGCCAGAGAGCCGGGAGTGCACAGCCATGGGGACCTGGTCTGGAGACACCCCACAATGCAAAG CCACCACCTGCCCGGTGCTCAGGGCTCCAGAGCACGGAGAGATGAACTGCTCCCACCTTCATGACAGCTTCAGCTTCAGTTCCGCGTGTGCCTTCTCCTGCCAGCAAGGGTTTGAGCTCATAGGGCCTGAAAGCAGTGAATGCACAGCCATGGGGACCTGGACAGGGGACACCCCACAGTGCAAAG CCATCACCTGCCCGGTGCTCAGGGCTCCAGAGCATGGAGAGATGAACTGCTCCCACCTTCATGAGAACTTCAGCTTCAGTTCCACGTGTGCCTTCTCCTGCCAGCAAGGGTTTGAGCTCATAGGGCCTGAAAGCAGTGAATGCACAGCCAAGGGGACCTGGACAGGGGACACCCCATGGTGCAAAG CCATCACCTGCCCGGTGCTCAGGGCTCCAGAGCATGGAGAGATGAACTGCTCCCACCTTCATGAGAACTTCAGCTTCAGTTCCGCGTGTGCCTTCTCCTGTCAGCAAGGGTTTGAGCTTATAGGGCCAGAGAGCCGGGAGTGCACAGCCATGGGGACCTGGTCTGGAGACACCCCACAATGCAAAG CCACCACCTGCCCGGTGCTCAGGGCTCCAGAGCACGGAGAGATGAACTGCTCCCACCTTCATGACAGCTTCAGCTTCAGTTCCACGTGTGCCTTCTCCTGCCAGCAAGGGTTTGAGCTCATAGGGCCTGAAAGCAGTGAATGCACAGCCATGGGGACCTGGACAGGGGACACCCCACAGTGCAAAG CCATCACCTGCCCGGTGCTCAGGGCTCCAGAGCATGGAGAGATGAACTGCTCCCACCTTCATGAGAACTTCAGCTTCAGTTCTACATGTGCCTTCTCCTGCCAGCAAGGGTTTGAGCTCATAGGGCCAGAAAGCAGTGAATGCACAGCCATAGGGACCTGGTCTGGGGACACCCCACAATGTAAAG CCATCACCTGCCCAATGCTCAGGGCTCCAGAGCATGGACAGATGAACTGCTCCCATCTCTATGAGAGCTTCACCTTCACCTCCACGTGTGCCTTCTCCTGCCAGCCAGGGTTTGAGCTGAAAGGGTCGCAGAGCCGTGTGTGCATGGCCATGAGAACCTGGACTGGGGACACCCCACGATGCAGAG CCATCAGCTGCCCAGTGCTGGAGCCCCCGAGCCGAGGCCGCCTGAACTGCTCTCACCCCCACGGCAACTTCACGTACAACTCCACCTGCACCTTTTCCTGCGAGGATGGATTTGTCCggatgggagcagggctgctcagGTGTCAGGCCACAGGGAACTGGACCAGCCGTTCCCCTGTCTGCAAAG AGGATGCTGCCCCCTTCTTAAAGCAAGTCCTGGTTTACACCAGCAGCAGTGCTCTGGTGGTAGCTGGCGTTGTGCTCTCCGGGACGCTCCTTGCCTTACTCGCCAAGCGGCTCAGCGACAGAG aggagaagaagaaactCCTGAACCCCACCAG CGACCTCGGATCACCAGGTGTCTTCACCAACGCAGCCTACGACTCCAACTTGTGA
- the SELP gene encoding P-selectin isoform X3 yields the protein MGGRRGLGGRGPGLAPPGVPFCTSPGARPSPARCGGLLRQGTAVGQCFAGRTGALGSRGVCYLGIAAITWGMVTQVEAWTYSYSDQGIYSWEQARNYCRTFFTDLVAIQNKEEIGYLNATLPFHKQYYWIGIRKQNSVWTWVGTNKALTKEAENWAKGEPNNRRSNQDCVEIYIKRQQEAGKWNDEPCHKRKTALCYKASCQASTCRPHGECVEVIESYRCECHPGFEGDECDTAVQCPTLNPKGARMTCSHPFGDFRYNSTCDFVCPEGFERRGAGTLQCLASRQWSAETPTCAAVACPELAAPKSGQVNCSHPHGASAFSSTCDFSCQEGFEVTGPERLWCTAGGAWSGAPPHCKAITCPVLRAPEHGEMNCSHLHDSFSFSSTCAFSCQQGFELIGPESRECTAMGTWSGDTPQCKATTCPVLRAPEHGEMNCSHLHDSFSFSSACAFSCQQGFELIGPESSECTAMGTWTGDTPQCKAITCPVLRAPEHGEMNCSHLHENFSFSSTCAFSCQQGFELIGPESSECTAKGTWTGDTPWCKAITCPVLRAPEHGEMNCSHLHENFSFSSACAFSCQQGFELIGPESRECTAMGTWSGDTPQCKAITCPVLRAPEHGEMNCSHLHDSFSFSSTCAFSCQQGFELIGPESSECTAKGIWSGDIPQCKATTCPVLRAPEHGEMNCSHLHDSFSFSSTCAFSCQQGFELIGPESSECTAMGTWTGDTPQCKAITCPVLRAPEHGEMNCSHLHENFSFSSTCAFSCQQGFELIGPESSECTAIGTWSGDTPQCKAITCPMLRAPEHGQMNCSHLYESFTFTSTCAFSCQPGFELKGSQSRVCMAMRTWTGDTPRCRAISCPVLEPPSRGRLNCSHPHGNFTYNSTCTFSCEDGFVRMGAGLLRCQATGNWTSRSPVCKEDAAPFLKQVLVYTSSSALVVAGVVLSGTLLALLAKRLSDREEKKKLLNPTSDLGSPGVFTNAAYDSNL from the exons ATGGGGGGCCGGAGAGGTCTCGGTGGCCGTGGACCGGGGCTGGCCCCTCCGGGGGTGCCCTTCTGCACCTCCCCGGGGGCTCGGCCAAGCCCTGCCCGTTGCGGTGGGCTCCTGCGACAG GGCACCGCCGTGGGACAGTGCTTCGCTGGGAGGACGGGGGCTCTTGGCTCTCGTGGCGTCTGCTACCTGGGCATTGCTGCCATCACATGGG GCATGGTGACACAGGTGGAGGCCTGGACGTACAGCTACAGCGACCAAGGGATCTACTCGTGGGAGCAGGCCAGGAACTACTGCCGgaccttcttcactgacctggTGGCCATCCAGAACAAGGAGGAGATCGGGTACCTGAACGCCACCCTGCCCTTCCACAAGCAGTACTACTGGATCGGCATCCGCAAGCAGAACAGCGTCTGGACCTGGGTGGGCACCAACAAGGCGCTGACGAAGGAGGCGGAGAACTGGGCGAAGGGGGAGCCCAACAACCGCCGCTCCAACCAGGACTGCGTGGAGATCTACATCAAGCGGCAGCAGGAGGCGGGCAAGTGGAACGACGAGCCCTGCCACAAGAGGAAGACGGCGCTGTGCTACAAag cctcctgccaggcCTCCACCTGCCGCCCGCACGGCGAGTGCGTGGAGGTCATCGAGAGTTACAGGTGCGAGTGCCACCCTGGCTTCGAAGGGGACGAATGCGATACCG CTGTGCAGTGCCCCACGCTCAACCCCAAAGGAGCGCGCATGACCTGCAGCCATCCCTTCGGAGACTTCCGCTACAACTCCACCTGCGACTTCGTGTGCCCAGAGGGGTTTGAGCGGCGAGGCGCGGGCACGCTGCAGTGCCTGGCTTCACGGCAGTGGTCAGCGGAGACCCCCACGTGTGCAG CCGTCGCCTGCCCCGAGCTGGCGGCTCCCAAAAGCGGCCAGGTCAATTGCTCCCACCCACACGGAGCCTCCGCCTTCAGCTCCACGTGTGACTTCTCCTGCCAGGAGGGCTTCGAGGTGACGGGACCGGAGAGACTGTGGTGCACGGCTGGGGGGGCCTGGTCGGGGGCCCCCCCGCACTGCAAAG CCATCACCTGCCCGGTGCTCAGGGCTCCAGAGCACGGAGAGATGAACTGCTCCCACCTTCATGACAGCTTCAGCTTCAGTTCCACGTGTGCCTTCTCCTGTCAGCAAGGGTTTGAGCTTATAGGGCCAGAGAGCCGGGAGTGCACAGCCATGGGGACCTGGTCTGGAGACACCCCACAATGCAAAG CCACCACCTGCCCGGTGCTCAGGGCTCCAGAGCACGGAGAGATGAACTGCTCCCACCTTCATGACAGCTTCAGCTTCAGTTCCGCGTGTGCCTTCTCCTGCCAGCAAGGGTTTGAGCTCATAGGGCCTGAAAGCAGTGAATGCACAGCCATGGGGACCTGGACAGGGGACACCCCACAGTGCAAAG CCATCACCTGCCCGGTGCTCAGGGCTCCAGAGCATGGAGAGATGAACTGCTCCCACCTTCATGAGAACTTCAGCTTCAGTTCCACGTGTGCCTTCTCCTGCCAGCAAGGGTTTGAGCTCATAGGGCCTGAAAGCAGTGAATGCACAGCCAAGGGGACCTGGACAGGGGACACCCCATGGTGCAAAG CCATCACCTGCCCGGTGCTCAGGGCTCCAGAGCATGGAGAGATGAACTGCTCCCACCTTCATGAGAACTTCAGCTTCAGTTCCGCGTGTGCCTTCTCCTGTCAGCAAGGGTTTGAGCTTATAGGGCCAGAGAGCCGGGAGTGCACAGCCATGGGGACCTGGTCTGGAGACACCCCACAATGCAAAG CCATCACCTGCCCGGTGCTCAGGGCTCCAGAGCACGGAGAGATGAACTGCTCCCACCTTCATGACAGCTTCAGCTTCAGTTCCACGTGTGCCTTCTCCTGTCAGCAAGGGTTTGAGCTTATAGGGCCTGAAAGCAGTGAATGCACAGCCAAGGGGATCTGGTCTGGGGACATCCCACAATGCAAAG CCACCACCTGCCCGGTGCTCAGGGCTCCAGAGCACGGAGAGATGAACTGCTCCCACCTTCATGACAGCTTCAGCTTCAGTTCCACGTGTGCCTTCTCCTGCCAGCAAGGGTTTGAGCTCATAGGGCCTGAAAGCAGTGAATGCACAGCCATGGGGACCTGGACAGGGGACACCCCACAGTGCAAAG CCATCACCTGCCCGGTGCTCAGGGCTCCAGAGCATGGAGAGATGAACTGCTCCCACCTTCATGAGAACTTCAGCTTCAGTTCTACATGTGCCTTCTCCTGCCAGCAAGGGTTTGAGCTCATAGGGCCAGAAAGCAGTGAATGCACAGCCATAGGGACCTGGTCTGGGGACACCCCACAATGTAAAG CCATCACCTGCCCAATGCTCAGGGCTCCAGAGCATGGACAGATGAACTGCTCCCATCTCTATGAGAGCTTCACCTTCACCTCCACGTGTGCCTTCTCCTGCCAGCCAGGGTTTGAGCTGAAAGGGTCGCAGAGCCGTGTGTGCATGGCCATGAGAACCTGGACTGGGGACACCCCACGATGCAGAG CCATCAGCTGCCCAGTGCTGGAGCCCCCGAGCCGAGGCCGCCTGAACTGCTCTCACCCCCACGGCAACTTCACGTACAACTCCACCTGCACCTTTTCCTGCGAGGATGGATTTGTCCggatgggagcagggctgctcagGTGTCAGGCCACAGGGAACTGGACCAGCCGTTCCCCTGTCTGCAAAG AGGATGCTGCCCCCTTCTTAAAGCAAGTCCTGGTTTACACCAGCAGCAGTGCTCTGGTGGTAGCTGGCGTTGTGCTCTCCGGGACGCTCCTTGCCTTACTCGCCAAGCGGCTCAGCGACAGAG aggagaagaagaaactCCTGAACCCCACCAG CGACCTCGGATCACCAGGTGTCTTCACCAACGCAGCCTACGACTCCAACTTGTGA